From Anopheles coluzzii chromosome 3, AcolN3, whole genome shotgun sequence, the proteins below share one genomic window:
- the LOC120954897 gene encoding serine-rich adhesin for platelets-like isoform X16: MEFKRTLLLTMLTTSSFFLHVSASFICPKYDTSRQLSSLYAMPHSQTGYVTCVGRIKIAAHCPEGSVWSDAVKTCVRQYSSSGVQERTRRDTAIETVTTCATVCPQVFDPRKLVLVEHSSCTKYNLCVLGLMLTVSCPNDLRFNKERCECDFKEKVYCEGEDPATTTVDYASTTDATTVYDSTTEDSTTEESTTEVATSESTTEDSTTEESTTEVTVSESTTEDSTTAESTTEVATSESTTDESTTEESTTEVATSESTTEDSTTEESTSEVATSESTTEESTTEESTTKDATSESTTEDSTTEESTSEVATSESTTEDSTTEEATTEVATSESTTEESTTEESTTELATSESTTEESTTEESNTEVTVSESTSEDSTTEESTTEVTVSESTTEDSTTEESTTEAATSESTTEDSTTEEATTEVTVSESTTEDSTTEESTTEVATSESTTEDSTTEEATTEVIVSESTTEDFTTEESTTELATSESTTEDSTTEESTTEVTVSESTTEDSTTEESTTEAATSESTTEDSTTEEATTEVTVSESTTEDSTTEESTTEVATSESTTEDSTTEEATTEVTVSESTTEDSTTEESTTEAATSESTTEDSTTEEATTEVTVSESTTEDSTTEESTTEVATSESTTEDSTTEEATTEVIVSESTTEDFTTEESTTEVATSESTTEDSTTEDSTTEVTVSESTTEDSTTEESTTEAATSESTTEDSTTEEATTEVTVSESTTEDSTTEESTTEIATSESTTEDSTTEESTTEVTVSESTTEDSTTEESTTEVATSESTTEESTTEESTNEMTVSESTTEDSTTEESTTEVATSESTTEDSTTEESTTEVIVSTASSTSEVPTSESTTEASTQSISLSTIEVTPDETTSSTSSETTTALPVSSSTERTPVSGAEIVTGISKAFEKVSSIFETLAKIFASAIKSN; the protein is encoded by the exons atGGAGTTTAAACGGACACTTCTGCTTACGATGCTGACAACATCATCTTTCTTCCTGCATGTGTCGGCAAGCTTCATTTGCCCAAAGTATGACACTTCACGACAGTTATCTTCTCTATACGCGATGCCTCACAGCCAAACAGGCTACGTGACATGTGTTGGAAGGATCAAAATCGCAGCCCACTGTCCGGAGGGATCGGTGTGGAGTGATGCAGTGAAAACATGCGTTCGACAATACTCCTCCTCGGGAGTTCAGGAGCGTACGAGACGAGATACCGCAATAGAAACAGTGACCACATGTGCAACGGTTTGTCCGCAAGTGTTCGATCCGAGGAAGCTTGTGCTAGTGGAGCATAGTTCTTGTACGAAATATAATCTGTGCGTTCTTGGGCTGATGCTGACTGTATCGTGCCCAAATGATTTGCGGTTCAATAAGGAGCGGTGTGAATGTGATTTCAAGGAAAAGGTTTATTGTGAAGGTGAAGATCCCGCGACGACAACAGTGGATTATGCATCAACCACCGATGCGACGACAGTTTATGATTCAACAACAGAAGATTCCACAACAGAAGAATCTACCACTGAAGTCGCAACATCCGAGTCAACGACAGAAGATTCGACAACAGAAGAGTCTACCACTGAGGTGACGGTATCCGAGTCTACTACGGAGGATTCTACAACAGCAGAATCTACCACTGAGGTCGCAACATCCGAGTCAACGACAGATGAGTCCACTACAGAAGAGTCTACCACTGAAGTCGCAACATCCGAGTCCACGACAGAAGATTCTACAACTGAAGAATCTACCTCTGAA GTCGCAACATCCGAGTCAACGACAGAAGAGTCCACAACAGAAGAGTCTACCACTAAAGACGCAACATCCGAGTCCACGACAGAAGATTCTACAACTGAAGAATCTACCTCTGAAGTCGCAACATCCGAGTCAACGACGGAGGATTCGACAACAGAAGAGGCTACCACTGAA GTCGCAACATCCGAGTCAACGACAGAAGAGTCCACTACTGAAGAATCTACCACTGAGCTCGCAACATCCGAGTCAACGACAGAAGAGTCCACTACAGAAGAGTCGAACACTGAGGTGACAGTATCCGAGTCTACTTCAGAAGATTCTACAACTGAAGAATCTACCACTGAA GTGACAGTATCCGAGTCCACGACAGAAGATTCTACAACTGAAGAATCTACAACTGAAGCCGCAACATCGGAGTCAACGACGGAGGATTCGACAACAGAAGAGGCTACGACTGAAGTTACAGTATCCGAGTCTACTACAGAGGATTCTACAACAGAAGAATCTACCACTGAAGTCGCAACATCCGAGTCAACGACGGAGGATTCGACAACAGAAGAGGCTACCACTGAAGTTATAGTATCCGAGTCTACTACGGAGGATTTTACTACTGAAGAATCTACCACTGAG CTCGCAACATCCGAGTCAACGACGGAGGATTCGACAACAGAAGAGTCTACCACTGAA GTGACAGTATCCGAGTCCACGACAGAAGATTCTACAACTGAAGAATCTACAACTGAAGCCGCAACATCGGAGTCAACGACGGAGGATTCGACAACAGAAGAGGCTACGACTGAAGTTACAGTATCCGAGTCTACTACAGAGGATTCTACAACAGAAGAATCTACCACTGAAGTCGCAACATCCGAGTCAACGACGGAGGATTCGACAACAGAAGAGGCTACCACTGAA GTGACAGTATCCGAATCCACGACAGAAGATTCTACAACTGAAGAATCTACAACTGAAGCCGCAACATCGGAGTCAACGACGGAGGATTCGACAACAGAAGAGGCTACGACTGAAGTTACAGTATCCGAGTCTACTACAGAGGATTCTACAACAGAAGAATCTACCACTGAAGTCGCAACATCCGAGTCAACGACGGAGGATTCGACAACAGAAGAGGCTACCACTGAAGTTATAGTATCCGAGTCTACTACGGAGGATTTTACTACTGAAGAATCTACCACTGAGGTCGCAACATCCGAGTCAACGACGGAGGATTCGACAACAGAAGATTCCACCACTGAGGTGACAGTATCCGAATCCACGACAGAAGATTCTACAACTGAAGAATCTACCACTGAAGCCGCAACATCCGAGTCAACGACGGAGGATTCGACAACAGAAGAGGCTACCACTGAAGTTACAGTATCCGAGTCTACTACGGAGGATTCTACAACAGAAGAATCTACCACTGAAATCGCAACATCCGAGTCAACGACGGAGGATTCGACAACAGAAGAGTCTACCACTGAGGTGACAGTATCCGAGTCTACTACGGAGGATTCTACAACTGAAGAATCTACCACTGAGGTCGCAACATCCGAGTCTACGACAGAAGAGTCCACAACAGAAGAGTCTACCAATGAGATGACAGTATCCGAGTCCACGACAGAAGATTCTACAACTGAAGAATCTACTACTGAGGTCGCAACATCCGAGTCAACGACGGAGGATTCGACAACAGAAGAGTCCACCACTGAGGTGATAGTATCCACTGCATCTTCAACATCTGAAGTGCCTACATCCGAATCAACAACGGAAGCGTCAACTCAATCGATATCATTATCAACGATTGAAGTAACACCAGATGAAACGACTTCAAGTACCTCCTCAGAAACAACAACTGCTCTCCCAGTATCTTCAAGTACGGAGAGAACGCCAGTGTCGGGGGCCGAAATTGTTACAGGCATTTCCAAAGCGTTTGAAAAAGTGTCGAGCATTTTTGAAACATTAGCCAAAATATTTGCATCGGCCATTAAGAGCAACTAG
- the LOC120954897 gene encoding serine-rich adhesin for platelets-like isoform X24 has protein sequence MEFKRTLLLTMLTTSSFFLHVSASFICPKYDTSRQLSSLYAMPHSQTGYVTCVGRIKIAAHCPEGSVWSDAVKTCVRQYSSSGVQERTRRDTAIETVTTCATVCPQVFDPRKLVLVEHSSCTKYNLCVLGLMLTVSCPNDLRFNKERCECDFKEKVYCEGEDPATTTVDYASTTDATTVYDSTTEDSTTEESTTEVATSESTTEDSTTEESTTEVTVSESTTEDSTTAESTTEVATSESTTDESTTEESTTEVATSESTTEDSTTEESTSEVATSESTTEESTTEESTTKDATSESTTEDSTTEESTSEVATSESTTEDSTTEEATTEVATSESTTEESTTEESTTELATSESTTEESTTEESNTEVTVSESTSEDSTTEESTTEVTVSESTTEDSTTEESTTEAATSESTTEDSTTEEATTEVTVSESTTEDSTTEESTTEVATSESTTEDSTTEEATTEVIVSESTTEDFTTEESTTELATSESTTEDSTTEESTTEVTVSESTTEDSTTEESTTEAATSESTTEDSTTEEATTEVTVSESTTEDSTTEESTTEVATSESTTEDSTTEEATTEVIVSESTTEDFTTEESTTEVATSESTTEDSTTEDSTTEVTVSESTTEDSTTEESTTEAATSESTTEDSTTEEATTEVTVSESTTEDSTTEESTTEVATSESTTEDSTTEEATTEVIVSESTTEDFTTEESTTEVATSESTTEDSTTEDSTTEVTVSESTTEDSTTEESTTEAATSESTTEDSTTEEATTEVTVSESTTEDSTTEESTTEIATSESTTEDSTTEESTTEVATSESTTEDSTTEESTTEVIVSTASSTSEVPTSESTTEASTQSISLSTIEVTPDETTSSTSSETTTALPVSSSTERTPVSGAEIVTGISKAFEKVSSIFETLAKIFASAIKSN, from the exons atGGAGTTTAAACGGACACTTCTGCTTACGATGCTGACAACATCATCTTTCTTCCTGCATGTGTCGGCAAGCTTCATTTGCCCAAAGTATGACACTTCACGACAGTTATCTTCTCTATACGCGATGCCTCACAGCCAAACAGGCTACGTGACATGTGTTGGAAGGATCAAAATCGCAGCCCACTGTCCGGAGGGATCGGTGTGGAGTGATGCAGTGAAAACATGCGTTCGACAATACTCCTCCTCGGGAGTTCAGGAGCGTACGAGACGAGATACCGCAATAGAAACAGTGACCACATGTGCAACGGTTTGTCCGCAAGTGTTCGATCCGAGGAAGCTTGTGCTAGTGGAGCATAGTTCTTGTACGAAATATAATCTGTGCGTTCTTGGGCTGATGCTGACTGTATCGTGCCCAAATGATTTGCGGTTCAATAAGGAGCGGTGTGAATGTGATTTCAAGGAAAAGGTTTATTGTGAAGGTGAAGATCCCGCGACGACAACAGTGGATTATGCATCAACCACCGATGCGACGACAGTTTATGATTCAACAACAGAAGATTCCACAACAGAAGAATCTACCACTGAAGTCGCAACATCCGAGTCAACGACAGAAGATTCGACAACAGAAGAGTCTACCACTGAGGTGACGGTATCCGAGTCTACTACGGAGGATTCTACAACAGCAGAATCTACCACTGAGGTCGCAACATCCGAGTCAACGACAGATGAGTCCACTACAGAAGAGTCTACCACTGAAGTCGCAACATCCGAGTCCACGACAGAAGATTCTACAACTGAAGAATCTACCTCTGAA GTCGCAACATCCGAGTCAACGACAGAAGAGTCCACAACAGAAGAGTCTACCACTAAAGACGCAACATCCGAGTCCACGACAGAAGATTCTACAACTGAAGAATCTACCTCTGAAGTCGCAACATCCGAGTCAACGACGGAGGATTCGACAACAGAAGAGGCTACCACTGAA GTCGCAACATCCGAGTCAACGACAGAAGAGTCCACTACTGAAGAATCTACCACTGAGCTCGCAACATCCGAGTCAACGACAGAAGAGTCCACTACAGAAGAGTCGAACACTGAGGTGACAGTATCCGAGTCTACTTCAGAAGATTCTACAACTGAAGAATCTACCACTGAA GTGACAGTATCCGAGTCCACGACAGAAGATTCTACAACTGAAGAATCTACAACTGAAGCCGCAACATCGGAGTCAACGACGGAGGATTCGACAACAGAAGAGGCTACGACTGAAGTTACAGTATCCGAGTCTACTACAGAGGATTCTACAACAGAAGAATCTACCACTGAAGTCGCAACATCCGAGTCAACGACGGAGGATTCGACAACAGAAGAGGCTACCACTGAAGTTATAGTATCCGAGTCTACTACGGAGGATTTTACTACTGAAGAATCTACCACTGAG CTCGCAACATCCGAGTCAACGACGGAGGATTCGACAACAGAAGAGTCTACCACTGAA GTGACAGTATCCGAGTCCACGACAGAAGATTCTACAACTGAAGAATCTACAACTGAAGCCGCAACATCGGAGTCAACGACGGAGGATTCGACAACAGAAGAGGCTACGACTGAAGTTACAGTATCCGAGTCTACTACAGAGGATTCTACAACAGAAGAATCTACCACTGAAGTCGCAACATCCGAGTCAACGACGGAGGATTCGACAACAGAAGAGGCTACCACTGAAGTTATAGTATCCGAGTCTACTACGGAGGATTTTACTACTGAAGAATCTACCACTGAGGTCGCAACATCCGAGTCAACGACGGAGGATTCGACAACAGAAGATTCCACCACTGAGGTGACAGTATCCGAATCCACGACAGAAGATTCTACAACTGAAGAATCTACAACTGAAGCCGCAACATCGGAGTCAACGACGGAGGATTCGACAACAGAAGAGGCTACGACTGAAGTTACAGTATCCGAGTCTACTACAGAGGATTCTACAACAGAAGAATCTACCACTGAAGTCGCAACATCCGAGTCAACGACGGAGGATTCGACAACAGAAGAGGCTACCACTGAAGTTATAGTATCCGAGTCTACTACGGAGGATTTTACTACTGAAGAATCTACCACTGAGGTCGCAACATCCGAGTCAACGACGGAGGATTCGACAACAGAAGATTCCACCACTGAGGTGACAGTATCCGAATCCACGACAGAAGATTCTACAACTGAAGAATCTACCACTGAAGCCGCAACATCCGAGTCAACGACGGAGGATTCGACAACAGAAGAGGCTACCACTGAAGTTACAGTATCCGAGTCTACTACGGAGGATTCTACAACAGAAGAATCTACCACTGAAATCGCAACATCCGAGTCAACGACGGAGGATTCGACAACAGAAGAGTCTACCACTGAG GTCGCAACATCCGAGTCAACGACGGAGGATTCGACAACAGAAGAGTCCACCACTGAGGTGATAGTATCCACTGCATCTTCAACATCTGAAGTGCCTACATCCGAATCAACAACGGAAGCGTCAACTCAATCGATATCATTATCAACGATTGAAGTAACACCAGATGAAACGACTTCAAGTACCTCCTCAGAAACAACAACTGCTCTCCCAGTATCTTCAAGTACGGAGAGAACGCCAGTGTCGGGGGCCGAAATTGTTACAGGCATTTCCAAAGCGTTTGAAAAAGTGTCGAGCATTTTTGAAACATTAGCCAAAATATTTGCATCGGCCATTAAGAGCAACTAG
- the LOC120954897 gene encoding serine-rich adhesin for platelets-like isoform X15: MEFKRTLLLTMLTTSSFFLHVSASFICPKYDTSRQLSSLYAMPHSQTGYVTCVGRIKIAAHCPEGSVWSDAVKTCVRQYSSSGVQERTRRDTAIETVTTCATVCPQVFDPRKLVLVEHSSCTKYNLCVLGLMLTVSCPNDLRFNKERCECDFKEKVYCEGEDPATTTVDYASTTDATTVYDSTTEDSTTEESTTEVATSESTTDESTTEESTTEVATSESTTEDSTTEESTSEVATSESTTEESTTEESTTKDATSESTTEDSTTEESTSEVATSESTTEDSTTEEATTEVATSESTTEESTTEESTTELATSESTTEESTTEESNTEVTVSESTSEDSTTEESTTEVTVSESTTEDSTTEESTTEAATSESTTEDSTTEEATTEVTVSESTTEDSTTEESTTEVATSESTTEDSTTEEATTEVIVSESTTEDFTTEESTTELATSESTTEDSTTEESTTEVTVSESTTEDSTTEESTTEAATSESTTEDSTTEEATTEVTVSESTTEDSTTEESTTEVATSESTTEDSTTEEATTEVIVSESTTEDFTTEESTTEVATSESTTEDSTTEDSTTEVTVSESTTEDSTTEESTTEAATSESTTEDSTTEEATTEVTVSESTTEDSTTEESTTEVATSESTTEDSTTEEATTEVIVSESTTEDFTTEESTTEVATSESTTEDSTTEDSTTEVTVSESTTEDSTTEESTTEAATSESTTEDSTTEEATTEVTVSESTTEDSTTEESTTEIATSESTTEDSTTEESTTEVTVSESTTEDSTTEESTTEVATSESTTEESTTEESTNEMTVSESTTEDSTTEESTTEVATSESTTEDSTTEESTTEVIVSTASSTSEVPTSESTTEASTQSISLSTIEVTPDETTSSTSSETTTALPVSSSTERTPVSGAEIVTGISKAFEKVSSIFETLAKIFASAIKSN; the protein is encoded by the exons atGGAGTTTAAACGGACACTTCTGCTTACGATGCTGACAACATCATCTTTCTTCCTGCATGTGTCGGCAAGCTTCATTTGCCCAAAGTATGACACTTCACGACAGTTATCTTCTCTATACGCGATGCCTCACAGCCAAACAGGCTACGTGACATGTGTTGGAAGGATCAAAATCGCAGCCCACTGTCCGGAGGGATCGGTGTGGAGTGATGCAGTGAAAACATGCGTTCGACAATACTCCTCCTCGGGAGTTCAGGAGCGTACGAGACGAGATACCGCAATAGAAACAGTGACCACATGTGCAACGGTTTGTCCGCAAGTGTTCGATCCGAGGAAGCTTGTGCTAGTGGAGCATAGTTCTTGTACGAAATATAATCTGTGCGTTCTTGGGCTGATGCTGACTGTATCGTGCCCAAATGATTTGCGGTTCAATAAGGAGCGGTGTGAATGTGATTTCAAGGAAAAGGTTTATTGTGAAGGTGAAGATCCCGCGACGACAACAGTGGATTATGCATCAACCACCGATGCGACGACAGTTTATGATTCAACAACAGAAGATTCCACAACAGAAGAATCTACCACTGAA GTCGCAACATCCGAGTCAACGACAGATGAGTCCACTACAGAAGAGTCTACCACTGAAGTCGCAACATCCGAGTCCACGACAGAAGATTCTACAACTGAAGAATCTACCTCTGAA GTCGCAACATCCGAGTCAACGACAGAAGAGTCCACAACAGAAGAGTCTACCACTAAAGACGCAACATCCGAGTCCACGACAGAAGATTCTACAACTGAAGAATCTACCTCTGAAGTCGCAACATCCGAGTCAACGACGGAGGATTCGACAACAGAAGAGGCTACCACTGAA GTCGCAACATCCGAGTCAACGACAGAAGAGTCCACTACTGAAGAATCTACCACTGAGCTCGCAACATCCGAGTCAACGACAGAAGAGTCCACTACAGAAGAGTCGAACACTGAGGTGACAGTATCCGAGTCTACTTCAGAAGATTCTACAACTGAAGAATCTACCACTGAA GTGACAGTATCCGAGTCCACGACAGAAGATTCTACAACTGAAGAATCTACAACTGAAGCCGCAACATCGGAGTCAACGACGGAGGATTCGACAACAGAAGAGGCTACGACTGAAGTTACAGTATCCGAGTCTACTACAGAGGATTCTACAACAGAAGAATCTACCACTGAAGTCGCAACATCCGAGTCAACGACGGAGGATTCGACAACAGAAGAGGCTACCACTGAAGTTATAGTATCCGAGTCTACTACGGAGGATTTTACTACTGAAGAATCTACCACTGAG CTCGCAACATCCGAGTCAACGACGGAGGATTCGACAACAGAAGAGTCTACCACTGAA GTGACAGTATCCGAGTCCACGACAGAAGATTCTACAACTGAAGAATCTACAACTGAAGCCGCAACATCGGAGTCAACGACGGAGGATTCGACAACAGAAGAGGCTACGACTGAAGTTACAGTATCCGAGTCTACTACAGAGGATTCTACAACAGAAGAATCTACCACTGAAGTCGCAACATCCGAGTCAACGACGGAGGATTCGACAACAGAAGAGGCTACCACTGAAGTTATAGTATCCGAGTCTACTACGGAGGATTTTACTACTGAAGAATCTACCACTGAGGTCGCAACATCCGAGTCAACGACGGAGGATTCGACAACAGAAGATTCCACCACTGAGGTGACAGTATCCGAATCCACGACAGAAGATTCTACAACTGAAGAATCTACAACTGAAGCCGCAACATCGGAGTCAACGACGGAGGATTCGACAACAGAAGAGGCTACGACTGAAGTTACAGTATCCGAGTCTACTACAGAGGATTCTACAACAGAAGAATCTACCACTGAAGTCGCAACATCCGAGTCAACGACGGAGGATTCGACAACAGAAGAGGCTACCACTGAAGTTATAGTATCCGAGTCTACTACGGAGGATTTTACTACTGAAGAATCTACCACTGAGGTCGCAACATCCGAGTCAACGACGGAGGATTCGACAACAGAAGATTCCACCACTGAGGTGACAGTATCCGAATCCACGACAGAAGATTCTACAACTGAAGAATCTACCACTGAAGCCGCAACATCCGAGTCAACGACGGAGGATTCGACAACAGAAGAGGCTACCACTGAAGTTACAGTATCCGAGTCTACTACGGAGGATTCTACAACAGAAGAATCTACCACTGAAATCGCAACATCCGAGTCAACGACGGAGGATTCGACAACAGAAGAGTCTACCACTGAGGTGACAGTATCCGAGTCTACTACGGAGGATTCTACAACTGAAGAATCTACCACTGAGGTCGCAACATCCGAGTCTACGACAGAAGAGTCCACAACAGAAGAGTCTACCAATGAGATGACAGTATCCGAGTCCACGACAGAAGATTCTACAACTGAAGAATCTACTACTGAGGTCGCAACATCCGAGTCAACGACGGAGGATTCGACAACAGAAGAGTCCACCACTGAGGTGATAGTATCCACTGCATCTTCAACATCTGAAGTGCCTACATCCGAATCAACAACGGAAGCGTCAACTCAATCGATATCATTATCAACGATTGAAGTAACACCAGATGAAACGACTTCAAGTACCTCCTCAGAAACAACAACTGCTCTCCCAGTATCTTCAAGTACGGAGAGAACGCCAGTGTCGGGGGCCGAAATTGTTACAGGCATTTCCAAAGCGTTTGAAAAAGTGTCGAGCATTTTTGAAACATTAGCCAAAATATTTGCATCGGCCATTAAGAGCAACTAG